A single Defluviitalea saccharophila DNA region contains:
- a CDS encoding ABC transporter substrate-binding protein, with protein MKKLLATILTVVLGVSVLAGCGNSNKSETSDTSSQSEQTSAVSQAKEPKELTFWHYFTSINGETVQKYVDEYNAMQDDVKINFEFVPRDELLKQFTIGLVSGELPDMTFVDNPDHASFSAMGLFADITDKVQAWEDGNKFLEGALNSAKYNGRIYGLPHASNALALYYDVDMLAAAGVQPPETWEELEAAAAKLTSGNTYGLAFSAIKNEEGTFQMLPFLLSSGATVDTLDSAGGVKALTFLSDLTNKGYVSKEVLNWAQGDVEKQFVSGNAAMIINGPWIKANLQKNAPDKNWAVTKLPKDKEFASTLGGENIVILNNSEVTDEAWEFLKWFMSKENNIEFCKTVGRFSPRSDVTPEEVWGDDAVMKVFADQMQYAQPRGPHPKWPEVSAVIINAVQESLSGVKEPAQALKDAQVKIDEINSTLK; from the coding sequence ATGAAGAAACTATTGGCAACGATCTTAACAGTAGTATTGGGGGTATCCGTACTTGCAGGCTGCGGAAACAGTAATAAGTCAGAGACATCGGATACTTCAAGTCAAAGTGAACAAACTTCAGCTGTCAGTCAAGCAAAAGAACCGAAAGAACTTACATTTTGGCACTATTTTACAAGCATTAACGGTGAAACTGTTCAGAAGTACGTTGATGAATATAATGCAATGCAAGATGATGTGAAAATTAATTTTGAATTTGTTCCAAGAGATGAACTTTTAAAACAATTTACAATCGGATTGGTTTCTGGGGAACTTCCTGATATGACGTTTGTTGATAATCCCGACCATGCTTCTTTTTCAGCCATGGGACTGTTTGCAGATATTACGGATAAGGTACAAGCCTGGGAAGATGGAAACAAATTTCTTGAAGGTGCTTTAAATTCTGCAAAGTATAATGGCAGAATTTATGGACTGCCTCATGCCAGCAATGCTCTTGCATTATACTATGATGTAGACATGTTAGCAGCAGCTGGAGTACAGCCACCGGAAACATGGGAAGAACTCGAAGCTGCAGCAGCTAAATTAACCAGCGGCAACACATACGGGTTAGCTTTTTCAGCAATCAAAAATGAAGAAGGAACCTTTCAAATGCTTCCATTCCTTTTATCCTCAGGAGCAACGGTAGATACATTGGACTCTGCGGGAGGGGTAAAGGCTCTAACATTCTTATCGGATCTTACAAACAAAGGCTATGTGAGCAAAGAAGTTCTAAACTGGGCTCAAGGGGATGTTGAAAAACAATTTGTTTCAGGAAATGCAGCAATGATTATTAACGGACCATGGATTAAAGCAAATTTACAAAAAAATGCACCGGACAAAAACTGGGCGGTTACAAAACTTCCAAAGGATAAAGAATTTGCTTCTACCCTTGGTGGTGAGAACATTGTAATTCTTAATAATAGTGAAGTGACTGATGAAGCTTGGGAATTCTTGAAATGGTTTATGTCTAAAGAAAATAATATAGAATTCTGCAAAACGGTTGGAAGGTTTTCACCCAGATCCGATGTAACGCCTGAGGAAGTATGGGGAGATGATGCCGTTATGAAAGTATTCGCAGATCAAATGCAGTATGCACAACCAAGAGGGCCCCATCCAAAATGGCCTGAAGTATCAGCAGTAATTATTAATGCCGTACAAGAAAGCTTATCAGGAGTGAAAGAACCTGCACAGGCATTGAAAGATGCGCAAGTAAAAATTGACGAAATTAATTCTACACTAAAATAA